A window of Mycolicibacterium fluoranthenivorans contains these coding sequences:
- a CDS encoding polyprenol monophosphomannose synthase has product MTTPGTGAERPGNPASPSRRTLVIIPTYNERENLPLIVGRVHAARPDVHVLIVDDGSPDGTGQLADELALADPDRVHVMHRISKDGLGAAYLAGFAWGLGREYTVLVEMDADGSHAPEELSRLLEAVDAGADLVIGSRYVPGGTVRNWPWRRLALSRTANTYSRVLLGVDINDITAGYRAYRREVLEKIDLGAVDSKGYCFQIDLTWRAINAGFTVVEVPITFTERELGVSKMSGSNIREAMSKVAEWGIRGRLDRARGIAR; this is encoded by the coding sequence ATGACCACTCCTGGGACAGGAGCGGAGCGACCGGGCAACCCGGCGTCGCCGAGCCGGCGCACGCTGGTGATCATTCCGACCTATAACGAGCGGGAGAACCTCCCGCTCATCGTGGGCCGCGTGCACGCCGCCCGGCCCGACGTACATGTGCTGATCGTCGATGACGGAAGCCCGGACGGTACCGGCCAGCTGGCCGACGAACTCGCCCTGGCCGACCCCGACCGCGTGCACGTCATGCACCGGATCAGCAAAGACGGCCTCGGTGCCGCGTACCTCGCCGGGTTCGCCTGGGGACTGGGCCGCGAGTACACGGTGCTGGTGGAGATGGACGCCGACGGCAGCCATGCCCCCGAAGAGCTGAGCCGGCTGCTCGAGGCGGTCGACGCCGGTGCGGATCTGGTGATCGGCTCGCGCTACGTGCCGGGCGGAACGGTGCGCAACTGGCCGTGGCGCCGGCTTGCGTTGTCGCGGACCGCCAACACGTATTCGCGTGTGCTGCTCGGGGTCGATATCAACGACATCACCGCTGGCTACCGCGCCTACCGGCGCGAGGTGCTGGAGAAGATCGATCTCGGCGCGGTCGACTCGAAGGGCTACTGCTTCCAGATCGATCTGACCTGGCGGGCCATCAATGCCGGGTTCACCGTCGTGGAGGTGCCCATCACGTTCACCGAACGTGAACTCGGCGTTTCGAAGATGAGCGGGTCGAACATCCGCGAGGCGATGTCCAAGGTCGCCGAGTGGGGGATCCGGGGCCGACTCGATCGGGCCCGTGGCATCGCCCGCTGA
- a CDS encoding RNA polymerase-binding protein RbpA, which yields MADRVLRGSRLGAVSYETDRNHDLAPRQVARYRTDNGEEFDVPFADDAEIPGTWTCRNGLEGTLIEGDVPEPKKVKPPRTHWDMLLERRSVEELDELLKERLEIIKTRRRGS from the coding sequence ATGGCCGATCGCGTTCTGAGAGGCAGCCGCCTCGGAGCTGTGAGCTACGAGACCGACCGCAACCATGATCTGGCGCCGCGTCAGGTGGCGCGCTACCGCACCGACAACGGCGAGGAATTCGATGTGCCGTTCGCCGACGACGCGGAGATTCCTGGCACCTGGACGTGCCGTAACGGGCTGGAAGGCACCCTCATCGAAGGTGACGTTCCGGAGCCCAAGAAGGTGAAGCCGCCCCGCACGCATTGGGACATGCTGTTGGAGCGTCGCTCCGTCGAAGAGCTCGACGAACTTCTCAAGGAGCGTCTGGAGATCATCAAGACCCGCCGCCGCGGGTCCTGA